The Phaeobacter sp. A36a-5a DNA segment AGCGAGGCCGGAGTGAACCGCACCGGGTTTGCCGGAGGCTGATTTCAGTTAGTTACGCGGCAATGCCCTCAGTTTCCAGAGCGGTGTAGAAATTGGCCTCTGCTTCTGCCGGCGGGATGTTCCCAATGGGTTCGAGCAGGCGGCGGTTGTTGAACCAATCCACCCATTCGAGTGTTGCGTATTCCACCGCCTCGCAGTTGCGCCAAGGGCCGCGGCGGTGAATGACCTCAGCCTTGAACAAGCCGTTGATCGTCTCGGCCAGGGCATTGTCGTAACTGTCTCCGACGCTGCCGACAGAGGGCTCGATACCAGCTTCTCCCAACCGCTCTGTGTACTTGATCGACAGGTATTGGCTGCCGCGGTCGGAGTGGTGAACAAGCCCCATCGCCTTTGTCGGCCGCCGCTCGTGAACAGCCTGCTCCAGAGCATCGATAACGAACCCGGCATGCGCCGAGGTGCTGACACGCCAACCAACGATCTTGCGGGCATAGGCATCGATAACGAAGGCGACATAGGTGAACCCCTTCCAGGTGGCAACATAGGTGAAATCGCTGACCCAGAGCATGTTGGGCGCGGGCACACGGAACTGCCGGTTCACCTTGTCCAGCGGGCACGGGGCCCTTTTGTCGGGCACCGTGGTTTTGTGCGGCTTGCCCCGGATGATGCCTTGCATACCCATGCTCTTCATCAGCCGGGCGACCGTGCAGCGGGCAACAGTGAAACCCTCCCGCTGCAATTGCCGCCAGATCTTCCGCACGCCATAGACCCGCCAGTTCTCTTCGAAAATACGCAGGATCTCGGGCCGCAATGCCGCGTCACGCCGGGCACGGTCCGACAACCGGGCCGGATTGGCCCGCTTCGCCAGATGCTCGTAATACGTGGAAGGGGCAATCGGCAGGACAGTGCAGATCGGCTCGACCCCATGCTCACCGCGATGCATGTCGATAAATGACACCATCACTTCGACCGGCGGTCGAGCTCCGCCATCGCAAAATACGCCGATGCCTTGCGGAGGATCTCGTTCGCCTGGCGCAGTTCGCGGTTCTCCCGCTCAAGCGCCTTCATCCTGTCGGCGACATCAGTTGGAACACCCGCCCGCTTGCCGCTGTCGACTTCCGCCTTCTTCACCCACTCATTCAGCGTGTGCGCCGAACAGCCGATCTTCGCAGAGATCGACATGATTGCCTGCCAGCGGGAACTGTGCTGGCCCTGGTTGTCCAGCACCAGACGCACCGCACGCTCGCGGACCTCAGGAGAATACTTGTTTGTTGTCTTGCTCATTGTGACTTCATCCTACTCAGGAGTTGAAGCCTCCGGCAAACCCGGTGCGGTTCAGAGGCTTACCAAAATCCAAACGCAAACAGCGCACAGAACCCCGCCAAATGCAGGCACAGTCGCGTTGGGATCATCAGCCGTAAAAGCTTCACGAAAACGCAAAAACAAAACCGAAAAGCAAAGCGGCCCTAAAAAAACGACGGCGTTTCAGGTCTCCTGGGTCGGCTGTTTTCGGCAGAGATATCCAGAGCAGTCAGTGCTCTGACTGGATCTTTTACCTTTTATTATAATTGAATCGTTAGACATTCTACCAAGTTGCGCTGCCGCCGCGGCCTGCGAAATGCAGGGCCAAGGAGGCTTACGAAGCAAGTGGTCAAGGATTGCCAATGTCTATGTGTTGTTCTCTGTGCCAGGGTGCGCGTCTCAACAGATTCCTGGATCTGGGGCGCCAGCCGCTCGCCAACAAATACCCAAAACCGGATGAGTTCGACAGCGAGCGATATTTCCCGCTGGAGGTCTTCTTTTGCGAGACCTGCAAGAATGTTCAGCTTGGCGAGATGGTGCCACGTACCATCATGTTCGAGGATTATTACTATCTGAGTTCGGTCAATGGCGGGCTGGTTCGCCATTTCGAAGACCTTGCGGCCACCCTGAAGGATGCCGATTTCGTTGTTGATGTCGGATCAAACGATGGTGTTTTGTTGCGGCCGTTGAAGAGGCTTGGCGTTCGCGCGCTAGGCGTCGAACCTTCGGTGAACGTGTCCAAGATCGCAAATGACGAGGGGCTGGAGACGCTCTGTGCCTTTTTCGAGGAAACCTCGGCGAAACAGATCCTGGATCGCCACGGACCCGCCGATGTGATCGTCGCCAGCAGTGTGTTTACTCATCTTGATGCGCCGGATCAGTTCATCAGGGCAGCAGACATCCTACTTGCCGAGACCGGGAAGCTGGTGATCGAGGTGGAGTATATCCTCAACATGGTCACTCAGGTGCAGTTCGAGCGGTTCTATCTCGACCGGATTTTCTACTACTCGATCTCTTCGATGAAGGCGCTGTTTGGCAAACATGGCATGGTGATTGCCGGCGTCGAGCCGGTTGAGCAGCATGGCGGTTCGCTGCGCTTTACCCTGATGCGTGACACCGTGGGCATCGAAGCGCCAGACCTTGAGGACCTGATCGCGACCGAGCTCGAGGTCCTGAATTCCGATGCCTTGACCGATTTCGGTCAACGCTGCCGGGCCTTGACCGACAAGCTGGTATCGGGGCTCAGACGTTGGCAGCAAGAGGGGATAAAGGTGGCCGGCTATGGCGCTCCCGCACGGCTATCGACCATTACCAATTTTGGCGGCATCGATAGCGAATTGCTGCCCTTCACAATCGATGACAGCCCGCTGAAGCAGGGGCGCACTTCGCCCGGAGCGCATATTCCGGTTGTGGCTGCGTCGGAACTTGAGAGCTACCAGCCCCAGGTGCTGGTGGTCTTTGCCTATGAATATATCGACGACATTCGGAGAAAGACGGGTAACGCCTACGATTACTACATGCCTATTCCGCTTGTTGAACTCACAGCCTCCTGATTATTAGAATGGGGACCAAAATGTCTGAAGAAATTCAAAGAATTGTCGAACGCCTTGGTGCTCATGCCCATCGGTTTTCAGGAAAGACCGTCCTGCTTGCAGGCGGTGCCGGCTTCTTGGGGAAACATTTTCTAAAGGTGTTTCAGAAGCTGAACTGCGATGTTCTGAGCCAGCCCTGCCAGGTCATTTCGGTGGACAACTATATCACCGGGACCAAGAACCTGGATGAGAGCATTGAACGCGACCCCAGCATCACGCAGGTCTGGGCCGATGTGACCCATCCGCTACCGGTGCGCGAAGACATCGACTTTATCATTCATGGCGCGGGCATCGCGTCGCCAGTCTACTACATGCGCTATCCACTGGAGACGATCGAAAGCGCGGTTCATGGCACCCGTAACCTGCTGGATCTCGCGTCTCGCAACAAGAACCTCGAAGGTTTCTTGTTCTTCAGTTCCTCGGAAATCTACGGTGATCCTGATCCCCGAGCGGTACCGATCAAGGAAGACTACCACGGCAACGTCTCGACCGTTGGTCCGCGTGCCTGCTACGATGAATCGAAACGCCTCGGTGAAACACTCTGTACCATCTACAATGAGCATCATGGCGTTCCGACAAAGATCGTTCGCCCGTTCAACGTCTTTGGCCCGGGCATGGGCCACAATGATCGCCGCGTGATCCCGATGTTCACCTATCAGGCGCTGAACGGCCGCACGATTCCAGTGCATGGCACGGGGCTGCAAACACGTACGTTCTGCTACATCACTGATGCGATCTACGGTTTCCTGATGACGCTTCTTGAGGGCAAACGGGGAGAGGCCTACAATATCGGCAACCCCGACAATGAAATCTCTATGAACCAGCTTGCGGCAATGTATCCAAGGCTGGTACCGGGCGCGACCTTCACCACGATCGATTATCCGGACACATATCCGGCGGGTGAACCCAACCGGCGTTGCCCGGATATCACCAAGGCCTACGAGGCCTTTGGGTATAAGTCCGAAGTTGATGTAGAGGATGGTCTGAGCAGATTCATCGACTGGGCGCGGCTTGAGCACAGCTACATCGACTATGAACCTGAGACGGCAGTGAAACTGGCCGGTTAAGGCCTCATGACAACCTTGGGTTTGATCGGGCGAGGCGCTTGGGCCCGCACGATTGGCATGACACTGGATAGTCTGCCCGACGTGAACTGGCTGCCAATTACCGATCCCGGCCAACCTGTAGATGGCGTTGTCATCGCCAACAGAAGCAGGGATCACGTCACGTCGGCGCTGCCTTTTGTGGCAGCCGGCGTGCCGTGTTTCGTCGAAAAACCGCTGGCCACCTGCCTTGCGGACTTTGGTGAGCTGAAGGCCGCCGCTGATGCAGCGAAATGCCCGGTCTTTGCCGGGCACCTGCATCGGTTCAATCCAGCCGCCGAAGTCTTTTGTGCAACCCTGTCGCAGATTGGACCGGTCCAATCGGCTTCAGCCTACTGCGCCAACAACAAACCACGCGACGACACATCCGTGATCTGGGACTGGTTACCGCATCCTCTCTCTTTGGCCCGGCAGATTTTCACTAGCCCGGCAGACCATGCCAGGGCGAATAGTTTGCACGGTGGCAATCGTCCGCAGCATGTCAGGGCCGAGCTCTCCTATCAGGGAAGAAAGTTCACTCTGGAGGCCAGCTGGCGAGCATCGACGCCAGCCTTTTGCATCATCGCCAGGGGCCGCGACGCGACGCTGATCTTCGATGACAAGGCTGAGGAGAAGGTTGTACTAACGCGAGAGGGCACCAGTACACCGCTCGCCTATGGGCAGGAGCCACCGCTCACCCGCGAGCTGCGTGCCTTTGTCGATATGATCGGCGGGTGGCGCGAGAATGCCTCATCACTCAGCGCGGCAGAAGATGTCATGCGCAGCCTGGACGCGGTTGCCCGTTCCGTCAGCGAAAGGGGCGCCCGGGTGGCGATCAATTGGCCCGGCTAAGGTGGTGATAGATCTGCGTCAGGATCTCCTGAACGCGCCTGTCCACATGGCTGGTTTCCATGGCCAGCTCATGACGGGCGATCAAACCCGCCTCGCCCTGTGTCCGGAAATGATCGTTGGCCGCCTCTGCTATGGCTCTAGGGTTCTCCAGATCACTCGGCTCAAAATAGAACAGATGCTCCTGCAGCGGCGCCAGCGCAGGTAGTTCCCTGAGGCTGGCTGGCAGGATTGGAACACCGCCGGTGATCAGCGCATCAAATACCCGGATCGGCAGATCGTCGCGCGTTGGAATGATCCAATGGCTCATATGGGCTGCCCATTCATCCAGTCGGTCCAGCTCGGTTCGATTATGATACAGCCGTGTTGCGGGCCCGACATGTTTGAAATGCGTGTTCAACCCTTCCAGCATCGCGTTGCGTTCAGGGAATTGGGGATAGACGATATGACGCCCGAGAGGTTCCGGATCCCGAACAGAGGCCAGAAGGCGACCACGGTGCTCTGTCAAAAAGGACCGGGTCCATTGGATGACCGCAGCACTGATCGGTGCGCTCATCGCCGCCGTCATCTGGGCATAGGTCTCATTGTTATGCGGATGGCATGGGACGTAAAAGTCCGACAGAAGCGCAAAGTTCACGGATTCGGTAATCTGATGATGGTTGTCGAAATCCCAGATACACACATGTGCACGCGGCTGATTGGCAAACATGGCCGCATACTTATTCATACCGGCCTGAATAATGTCATTACTGTTCAGAATATAGATTGTGCCAGCGTCGAAGTGGGTAATGGATTTCAGGTCGACCAGCCCAATCTGATCCGTTTTCTCCGCCTTGCCGAAAATACCGGCGCTGAGAAGAACACTGGTCTGAGGGCGTAGCTTCATTCCTTGAGAGAAAGCGCTGCGGCGTGCTTCCTTTTGCTGGTTCCATTGTGCGATCTGTTTGTTTTGGGGCGATATATGCTGCGACGAAGGATCCTGGGTCTCTTGATAAGTATGTGCCACTGTTCAATCTCTCAAATAATTATCTCTACGCGCTGCCTTGCCGCCTCTGGTTGTACTTTTGCATGGCAGCATCCGCCGGCGCGTCGGTAAGGGGACCAAGACCAAAATAAGCCAATAATACTGAAAATTTCTCTAATCGGGCACTCCGCAGGCAGAATGAAGCAGTATGCCGGAACAGGTTCGGCGCTCCTCACCCGCAGGATATCTGCAATCAACCGCAGATAAAGATCGGCAATACCGCTGGGAGCAGCCCGGGGGCATTCACGGGCGGCAGCGTCACCCGGTCAAGCGGCCTCCAGGCCAATGCGCAAAGCCTCAAGCAGGCTGCTGGCCTCTCCCTCACTCAGGATCAGCGGCGGCGAAAGAATGACATTTGCGCCCGAAACCCGAACCAGGGCACCGGCCTCATAGCAGGCCTCCTGGACGGCCAAGGCCCTGCGCCCGTCAAGTGGCGCTCGTGTCTGGCGATCACTCACCAGTTCAATGGCCGTCATCAACCCATGCCCGCCACGCACATCTCCGACAATCTCGTAACGCTCCTTCAGCGCCAGACAGCCCTCGTAGAGCTGGGTGCCGCGGGCAGCAGCGGTCTCCGTCACCTTCAGCCGCTGCATTTCCGCCAGGCAGGCCAGCGCTGCGGCGGCGCCGACCGGATGGCCGGAATAGGTGTAGCCGTGGCCGATCTTGGCGTCCGGGTTATCCTCGAACACCTCGATCATCCGATCCCCCAGCATAACCGCGCCAAAGGGGAAGAACCCGTTGGTGATGGCCTTCGCGGTGCACATCATGTCGGGCTGAATGCCCCAGAGCCGGGCGCCGGACCAGGCGCCGGTGCGGCCATAGGCGGTGATCACCTCATCGGTGATCAGCAGGATACCATGGCGATTGCAGATCTCCTGAACCATCGGGGCAAATGACTTATGGGGCGGGATGACGCCTCCGGCGCCCAGAATGGGCTCCATGATCATCGCAGCGATCGTATTGGCCCCCTGAAACGCGATTTCATCTTCCAAAGCCGCGACGCAGAGCTGGGCAAGACGCTCGGGGTCGCTCTCATTGAATGGGTTGCGATATGTATAGGGCGCGGGGATATGAAAACAGCCCGGCAGCAATGGTTCATAGGCCGTACGGAAATTGGCGTTTCCGTTGACCGAGGCCCCGCCGATATGGGTGCCGTGATAGCCTTTCTTGAGGCTGAGGAACTTGGTGCGGCCCGCATCGCCGCGCAGTTTGTGATATTGCCGTGCCAGCCGCAGCGCAGTCTCGACGGAATCGGAACCGCCGGAGGTGAAAAAGGCCCGGCTCAGCCCGTCAGGGGCAAAGAACCGGCTCAGCTCATAGGACAGCTCGATCGCCGCATCGTTGGAGGTGCCGCGAAAGGTCGAATAATAGGGCAGCTTATCCAGTTGCGCGGCCATGGCGTCCTTTACCGGCTGGCAGGAATAGCCCAGGTTCACATTCCACAGACCGCCCACCCCATCAATGACCCGATGACCGTCGATATCCGTGATCGACACGCCTTCGGCCTCGGTGATGATCTTCGGGGGCTGGTTGATGCTGTCCTGCGGCGAGGTCATCGGATGCCACATCAGCCGACCGTTCTGTTCCTTGAGAAAGTTAGAATCTTTCATGATGCGATATCCGATACATGTATGTGTGACGGGGACGGTTCTAGCGCGGTTGCCCAGGCAGCCTGCACCGCTGCGGGAACCGCGCCGCCCCAATTGCGGGTGATCTCGCGGCTGGCGGATGTGAGTTCTGTCTTGATCAGCCGCTGCTGTTGCGGTGTGACCCGTGCGGCCACGCTGGCCACCGATACCGCTCCGACAAACAGCCCGGTCTGATCGTAGAGGGGCGCCGACAGGCTATGGATCTCCGCTTCGAAACTCCGGTCTGAGCAGGCAAATCCGCTGGTGCGTGCCGCCGCGACCAATTCGTGCAGCGCCTCAGCTGTTGTTGCGGTATGGGGTGTGAACCGATCCAGCCGGGCGAGGGCAGAGGTCATCAGGGCCTCCGGGCCAAAGGCCAGCGCGCATAGCCCCGACGCCGTCGCATGAAGCGGGAAGGTCGTGATGTCGATAATCGCCCGCGTGCCGTGCCGGGGGGATTCGCAGGACGCCAGCGCGTAGAGCGTCGTTCCCGAGAGCACTGACACATGCGCGGTCTCGCCGGTGACCTCGGCCAGCTGCGACAGCGCCAGCTGAGCGCCCATCTCACGGGGGACGGTGGCCTCCCGCACCTGCGCCAGCTGCAGGATAGCAGGCCCCAGGCGATAGTGTTTTGTCACTGGATTCTGTTCGACAAATCCAGCGGTTTCAAGGGCCTGGAGGTGGCGGTAGGTGGTCGCCTTGTCCCGTCCCGCGATCCGGCACAGCTGCGAAAGGCCGATCTCAGGCCGGTCGGTAGAGAAGTGCGACAAGAGCGCCAGCGTTTTGGTTGCAGAGGACATGCCTTCGGTCACCCTTCAAGCGAATTCAGAAAAAATTTGACACATGATGTTTAGCAAGGCAACCTTTTTTACGTAACGTCGGTTCGATATATGAACCGATGACAGGGAGGGAAACATGTCAAAGTTCAAGATTTCTGCCACTGCGCTTACCTTGGCCATGATGGCTGCTGCCGGTGCGGCATATGCCGAATACCCGGAGAAACCCGTTGAATTTGTGGTGCCATGGCCGCCCGGCGACCTGGAGGACGTCCTGACCCGTATGATCGCGGAGGATTTCTCGGCCGCCTATGATGTGCCCACTGCGGTTGTGAACAAACCCGGTGGTGGTGGCGGCCCGTTCCCCGGTGCGGTCGAGGTCGCCACTGCGCCTGCTGACGGCTATACGGTCGGATCCTTCATCATCGCCATTCCCGTGGTCGGCCCGCAGATCGGCATCCCGGAGCTGAGCCCGGATCCATTTGTACCGCTGGGCAATTTCCTGACCTACCCGTTCGTAATCGCTGCCGGGGCGAATGCGCCCTATGATGATATGGCCGGGCTGGCGGCCCATGCGGCGGAAAACGATGTGGTGCTCGGCCATTTTGGCGCTCCTCTGGTGCCGACGCAGGTCACATTGGGCCTGGCCAAGGAGATGGGGTTCTCCTACGCCTCCGACGCTGCCTTTGACGCCCTGGACTGCAACACGCTGGCCTCCGGGGATGTGGATGTGATCAACACCACGCTTCAGCTGATCCTGCCATGCCTAGCCAGTGTAAAGGTGCTTGCCTCCATCGGCGCCGAGCGGATCCCGCTGACACCAGATGCGCCCACCGTCGCAGAGCTGGCGCCAGACCTGAATGTCTCGTTGTGGAACGGGCTCTTTGTGCACAAGGACACGCCGCAGGACGTGCGCGATAAGATCATCGCTGTCGCGGAGCAGACGGTGATGTCGGAGCGCGCCCAGGCGCTGGCCGCAGAAACCGGTGCGGCGGTCTATTGGCAGCCCGCCGCTGAGGTGGCCACTCAGATCAAGGCCGATATCGAGACCATGGCCCGGATCGACGGTATGTTGAGCAACTAACGGATCTCGCAGGCTCGGCGGCGTCGATCGCCGGGCCTGCGCAGCTCTAGCAAGGGGGCGACCAATGTCGCGGGTCAAAACGCTTCAAGCCTTGTTCAAACGCTACCGAAGACCGGGGGATATCGTCTTTGCCTGGATTGTGCTGGTCGGTGCTCTCCTGCTCCTGTCGCAAATCTTCGAGCAGACCGTCTGGCGTAAAGGCAGCGCGCTTTTTGCTCAGCCTCGGTTCTGGCCAGCGGTGTCTCTTGGTGGCATGGCGGCTTTTGCCGCATTTCACCTGCTTGGCTCGGCGCTGTCCGAAAGGATCGAAGGACGCTGGCAGGAGGTCCTGCTCTGGATCGCCTCGCTGGAATATGCAGGGTGGTTCATCGCCTACGCAGCCGCGGTTCCCTATGCGGGCTACCTGCCGGCCACGGTGATATGCGCGGCCGCTCTGGCGCTGAGGGTGGGCTACCGGCGCCCCGCAACACTGGCGGTCGCGGCGCTTTCGGCGCTGCTGATCGTGGTGCTGTTCAAGACCTTGCTGAAGGTGAATCTGCCCGCAGGCCTCGCCTATGACTCCTTGCCCGACGGGCTACGCCAAATCATGCTGACCTATTTCTGATCGGGGCAACCAATGGAAAATCTCCTCGCCGGGGCCGAGATGCTGGCCCGCTGGGATGTGATCGTCGCGCTGTTGATCGGGTCAATCGGCGGCGTGATCATCGGGGCCATTCCGGGCGTCGGACCCGCAGTGGCGATCGCCATCCTGCTGCCGGCGACCTTTGCCTTCGAGCCTATCGTGGGATTGACGATGCTATTGGGGATCTACGGATCCTCGATGTATGGCGGGGCCATCCCTGCGGTCCTGATCAATACGCCGGGCACGGCGGTGAATGCGCTCACATCATATGACGGCTATCCGATGACGAAACAGGGGCAGGCCCATCGGGCGCTGTCGCTGGCCTATAGCGCGTCGTTCTGGGGGGGGATATTCGGCATCCTCTGCCTGATCCTGCTGTCACCGGTCCTGGCTCTCGTGGCTCCGATGTTCGGCTCCAGAGAGATCTTTCTTGCTGCACTTTTGGGGATCATCCTGGTCATCCTTGCCCACCGGGGCCAGATCTTTGCCGCCGGCGTTCTGGCGATGTTCGGCATCTTTCTACAGACCGTCGGCCTCGATGCGGTGACCTACACCCAGCGCTATACCTTCGGCCTCACCTTTCTCAGCTCTGGCGTGAACCTGATTGTTGTCGTGCTCGGCCTCTTTGCGCTGAGCCAGGCGTTTTTCCTGCTGACCGCCCCCGACAGCCAACCGGATGCAAAGCCGGTATCAGGGCGGATGGGGGCCGGCATCAGGGAGCTGATGCAGCACAAGCGGGTAGCAACCGTCGCCTCCTCCTGTGGCGTGATCCTGGGCATGATCCCCGGCACCGGCGAGTTCACCGCCCAATTCATGAGCTACACCTACGCCCAGAAAACCTCCAAGACGCCGGAGCTGTTTGGCAAGGGATCCCCCGAAGGTCTGATCGCCTCGGAGGCTGCCAATAACGCGGTTCCGGCTGCGGCGATGATCCCGCTTCTCGCGCTCGGCATCCCGGGAGAGGCGCTGACGGCCATGATGCTGTCGGTGTTCTATGTTCATAACGTCATCCCCGGCCCACAGCTGTTTCAGAACAATATCGACCTGGTCTATGGTCTCTATCTGGCGCTGATCCTGCTCAATGTGATCGTGCTCGCCTTCCTGATGGTCTCCACCAATCTGTTGACCCGGATCATTCGCATCCCAACCCGGTTTCTGGGGGTGATGATCCTTTTGCTGTCCTTTGTCGGCGTCTATTCGCTGCGAAATTCCCTGACGGACTGCATGATTTCGGCAGGGTTCGGGGTGGTTGGCCTGATCCTGAAACGTCTGAACCTGCCGATTGTCCCGATCATCCTGGGCATGGTTCTGGGCGGCATCATGGAGGTGAAGCTGCGTTCGGCCCTGCCGCGCCTCAAGACGCCGCTGGATATGATCGACCGCCCGATTTCCTTTCTCCTCTTCGTTCTGATCCTGATCGTTCTGGCCCTGCACCTGCGCGCGCTGATGCGTGAATGGCAGGCGCATCAGCCCGACGAAGACCACGATCTGCACGACAGCCAAACAAGGTAGCCCCATGGACCAAAGCAAGATCGACGCCCTTCGGTCACAACCGGTGCAGCCGGTTTCACATCTCATCGACGGTCGGCAGGTTGCGGCCTCTGATGGGGCGATGCTGGATGTGCTGTCGCCGATCGACGGGTGCGTGCTGACCCGGATCGCGCGGGGAACTGCGGCGGATATGGAGGCGGCCATCGCCTCCGCCCGCGCCGCCTTCGAGGATCGCCGCTGGGCCGGGCAGCCGCCCGCCGCCCGCAAGAAGGTTCTGACGAAATGGGCCGAGCTGATCGAGGCGCACGCGCTCGAACTCGCCGTTCTGGGCGTGCGCGACAATGGCACCGAAATCAATATGGCGCTCAAGGCCGAACCCGGATCAGCCGCCGCCACGATCCGCTACTACGCCGAGGCACTGGACAAGCTCTATGGCGAAATCGCGCCCACGGCGGGTGATGTGCTGGGCCTGATCCACAAGGATCCCGTCGGTGTGGTCGGCGCGATCATTCCGTGGAATTTTCCGCTGATGATTGGGGCTTGGAAACTGGGCCCGGCGCTTGCGATGGGAAATTCCGTGGTGCTGAAACCCGCTGAAACCGCCTCTCTCTCGCTGATGCGGGTGGCGGAACTGGCGCTTGAGGCGGGCCTGCCACCCGGCGTCCTGAACGTGATCACCGGCGAAGGCGCGGTGGTCGGCGAAACCCTCGGCCTTTCGATGGACGTCGACGTTCTGGTGTTCACCGGATCGGGGCAGACCGGGCGTCGGTTGCTGGATTATTCCGCCCGTTCAAACATGAAACGTGTCTATCTGGAGCTGGGCGGCAAATCTCCCAATATCGTCTTCGCCGATGCGCCGGATCTGGCAGAGGCCGCGAAGGTGACCGCCGCAGGTATCTTCCGCAACTCGGGTCAGGTCTGCGTCGCAGGCTCCCGCCTGCTGGTCGAGGCCTCGATCCACGACAGATTTGTGCAGGAGGTCGTGCGGGCAGCGGAGGCGATGCAGGTCGGCGACCCGCTTCGGCTGGAGACCCAGATCGGAGCGATCAATTCCGAAGCACAGCTGAAGCAGAACCTGACCTTCGTGGCCACGGCCCAGCAGGAAGGCGGGCAGATCGTCACCGGCGGGCAGCGTATTTTGTCGGAAACCGGCGGCTATTACATGGCGCCAACCATCGTCACTGATGTCACGCCAGAGGCGACATTGGCGCAGCAGGAGGTGTTTGGCCCAGTGCTTGCCGTGACCCCCTTCAAGACCGAGGACGACGCCGTGCGGATCGCCAATTCCACGGTCTACGGTCTCGCCGGTGCGGTGTGGACATCCGGGCTCAGCCGCGCCCATCGCATGGTGCAGCGTGTCCGAACCGGGGTGATGCATGTCAACACCTATGGCGGCGCGGATGGCACCGTCCCGCTTGGCGGGGTCGGGCAGTCCGGGAACGGGTCTGACAAATCGCTTCATGCCATCGAAAAATACATCAACCTGAAAACCGCATGGATCAAACTATGAAAGGTGGGGCAATGACCGAGAAAACCATTCTGGTGGTTGGCACCTATGACACCAAGGACGATGAGCTTGGTTTTCTGGCGAGTGTGATCGGCGATCAGGGGGGCAGGGTCCTGACCATGGATGTCTCGGTTCTGGGCGACCCATCGACGCCGACCGACTATTCCAAACACGACGTCGCCGAGGCCGGTGGCAGCTCGATCCGGGCGGCCATCGACAGCGGGGATGAAAACACCGCCATGCAGATCATGGCGCATGGTGCCAGCTTGCTGACGGCGCGGCTGCACCGGATGGCGGCTTTTGACGGGGTGATCGTCCTTGGCGGCACGATGGGCACCGATCTGGCGCTTGATGTCTGTTCGGCCTTGCCGCTTGGGGTGCCGAAATACATTGTCTCAACCGTTTCCTTCTCGCCGCTGATCCCGGCCGAAAGACTGGCGGCCGACACCCAGATG contains these protein-coding regions:
- a CDS encoding IS3 family transposase (programmed frameshift), whose protein sequence is MSKTTNKYSPEVRERAVRLVLDNQGQHSSRWQAIMSISAKIGCSAHTLNEWVKKAEVDSGKRAGVPTDVADRMKALERENRELRQANEILRKASAYFCDGGARPPVEVMVSFIDMHRGEHGVEPICTVLPIAPSTYYEHLAKRANPARLSDRARRDAALRPEILRIFEENWRVYGVRKIWRQLQREGFTVARCTVARLMKSMGMQGIIRGKPHKTTVPDKRAPCPLDKVNRQFRVPAPNMLWVSDFTYVATWKGFTYVAFVIDAYARKIVGWRVSTSAHAGFVIDALEQAVHERRPTKAMGLVHHSDRGSQYLSIKYTERLGEAGIEPSVGSVGDSYDNALAETINGLFKAEVIHRRGPWRNCEAVEYATLEWVDWFNNRRLLEPIGNIPPAEAEANFYTALETEGIAA
- a CDS encoding class I SAM-dependent methyltransferase, which translates into the protein MSMCCSLCQGARLNRFLDLGRQPLANKYPKPDEFDSERYFPLEVFFCETCKNVQLGEMVPRTIMFEDYYYLSSVNGGLVRHFEDLAATLKDADFVVDVGSNDGVLLRPLKRLGVRALGVEPSVNVSKIANDEGLETLCAFFEETSAKQILDRHGPADVIVASSVFTHLDAPDQFIRAADILLAETGKLVIEVEYILNMVTQVQFERFYLDRIFYYSISSMKALFGKHGMVIAGVEPVEQHGGSLRFTLMRDTVGIEAPDLEDLIATELEVLNSDALTDFGQRCRALTDKLVSGLRRWQQEGIKVAGYGAPARLSTITNFGGIDSELLPFTIDDSPLKQGRTSPGAHIPVVAASELESYQPQVLVVFAYEYIDDIRRKTGNAYDYYMPIPLVELTAS
- a CDS encoding NAD-dependent epimerase/dehydratase family protein: MSEEIQRIVERLGAHAHRFSGKTVLLAGGAGFLGKHFLKVFQKLNCDVLSQPCQVISVDNYITGTKNLDESIERDPSITQVWADVTHPLPVREDIDFIIHGAGIASPVYYMRYPLETIESAVHGTRNLLDLASRNKNLEGFLFFSSSEIYGDPDPRAVPIKEDYHGNVSTVGPRACYDESKRLGETLCTIYNEHHGVPTKIVRPFNVFGPGMGHNDRRVIPMFTYQALNGRTIPVHGTGLQTRTFCYITDAIYGFLMTLLEGKRGEAYNIGNPDNEISMNQLAAMYPRLVPGATFTTIDYPDTYPAGEPNRRCPDITKAYEAFGYKSEVDVEDGLSRFIDWARLEHSYIDYEPETAVKLAG
- a CDS encoding Gfo/Idh/MocA family protein yields the protein MTLDSLPDVNWLPITDPGQPVDGVVIANRSRDHVTSALPFVAAGVPCFVEKPLATCLADFGELKAAADAAKCPVFAGHLHRFNPAAEVFCATLSQIGPVQSASAYCANNKPRDDTSVIWDWLPHPLSLARQIFTSPADHARANSLHGGNRPQHVRAELSYQGRKFTLEASWRASTPAFCIIARGRDATLIFDDKAEEKVVLTREGTSTPLAYGQEPPLTRELRAFVDMIGGWRENASSLSAAEDVMRSLDAVARSVSERGARVAINWPG
- a CDS encoding aminotransferase class III-fold pyridoxal phosphate-dependent enzyme, coding for MKDSNFLKEQNGRLMWHPMTSPQDSINQPPKIITEAEGVSITDIDGHRVIDGVGGLWNVNLGYSCQPVKDAMAAQLDKLPYYSTFRGTSNDAAIELSYELSRFFAPDGLSRAFFTSGGSDSVETALRLARQYHKLRGDAGRTKFLSLKKGYHGTHIGGASVNGNANFRTAYEPLLPGCFHIPAPYTYRNPFNESDPERLAQLCVAALEDEIAFQGANTIAAMIMEPILGAGGVIPPHKSFAPMVQEICNRHGILLITDEVITAYGRTGAWSGARLWGIQPDMMCTAKAITNGFFPFGAVMLGDRMIEVFEDNPDAKIGHGYTYSGHPVGAAAALACLAEMQRLKVTETAAARGTQLYEGCLALKERYEIVGDVRGGHGLMTAIELVSDRQTRAPLDGRRALAVQEACYEAGALVRVSGANVILSPPLILSEGEASSLLEALRIGLEAA
- a CDS encoding IclR family transcriptional regulator, yielding MSSATKTLALLSHFSTDRPEIGLSQLCRIAGRDKATTYRHLQALETAGFVEQNPVTKHYRLGPAILQLAQVREATVPREMGAQLALSQLAEVTGETAHVSVLSGTTLYALASCESPRHGTRAIIDITTFPLHATASGLCALAFGPEALMTSALARLDRFTPHTATTAEALHELVAAARTSGFACSDRSFEAEIHSLSAPLYDQTGLFVGAVSVASVAARVTPQQQRLIKTELTSASREITRNWGGAVPAAVQAAWATALEPSPSHIHVSDIAS